The following is a genomic window from Salinibacter grassmerensis.
CCGCGGTCTTGGCACCGGGCGTGGGAACTGCAACGTGCGGCGTGGGGCGCCCGGTCGGCCCTGCGGACGGACGCGACAGAGACGGCGCGGCGATGGGCGGCCCGGGCCACGCGCCAGGCCCGAGTGCTCGGGGACGAAGAACGAGCCGCTCTCTTTGCGTGGTGGGAGCGTCGGGCCGCCGAGTCGGGGATCACGTCTCGAGCCGGTCGATCTCGCCTTTCGCCTCCGAACCACGCGTCCCACCTGCTGGTTGAGGCAGGCGAGTCCCCCACGAGGGCCTCTCGGTGCAAAGTTGTCCCCGCCACTATCCACAATGGGTCACGTGACTGGTAGTATAGACGTCGCTTTTCGTCGGGCGCTCGGGCTGTGCTTGTGTGTCGTGGCGCTTGGTCTGACTGCTGGGTGCAAGTCGGCGGAGGAGACGGAACAGGCGGAGTCCACTCCGGCCTCGCCGGCGGTCCAACCGGAGTTGGCCTCGCCGTCTGCCTCGGTCCGCACGATTCAGCTGTACCAGGGGGACGACGAGCAGAGCCTGCCGGTTACGTCGATGACAGGGGGCGACGGCCTGACGCTGGAGTTCGATCTGCTGACGGAAGAAGGACGCCCACTCTCAATCTATTTCCAGCACGCCGACCGAACGTGGCGCCGCGATCTCTCGCCGGGACAGACCCTGGAATCGTTTCAGGACGATCGCCTCGTGGATTATCGTCCGTCCCGGGGGACGAAGGTGTCGTACGTGCACTACCAGTACCGCTTCCCCAACGACGACATTCGGTTCCGGATCAGCGGCAACTACGTTCTGCGGGTGACCGAGCGGGGCCGCCGGGACTCGGTTCTCTTCGAGCAGCCGTTCTTCGTGACGGAGGCGGAAGGGGGGCTCCAGTTGGACGCCGAGGGGCTTCCGGTGCCGGGGCAGCGACAGCCGTCCCTCCGCCCGCGTGCCCGTTTCGCCCCGCCGTCCGCGATTCGAGGCGACCCGTTCGGACACGCCGTGTGCTTCGTCCGGAACGGTCGTCTCGCGGACACCCGCTGCGAAGACCGTCCGCTGCTGGCGCGGCAGCCCAACCTGGAATTTGAACTGGGGCGGGATCGGGCCTACGCCCCCGCGACGGCGGAGTACGGACTCGACCTCAGCACGCTCCGGTCTACCGCCCAGATTGCCCGGGTCGAACGCACCCCGTCGCCCATTCGGGTCTTTCTGGACCCCGACTACGCCCGCTTCACGGAAGCATCGCGAGGACCGAGCCTGAACGGGCAGACGGTCGTTCGAAGTGCCCTCTCGGCCCAGGCAGATCCGAGCATTACCGCCGAGTACGTGGAGACAACCTTTGCCTTTGTGCCGTCTGGCGAGACGCCCTACAGACGGCCCCTAACCGTGGCCGGAAGTTTTAGCGGAATGGACCCGGCCCGGGGCATCCAAATGGACTGGAACGAGCGGCGGGGCCGGTACGAGGGACGTGTTCTCCTGAAGCAGGGCCGCCACCAGTATTTCTACTCGACATCGGACCCGAGCCTTGCGCAGGAGGTTCGCCGAACGCAACCCCGACGGGCCAGTACCTACACGGCGTTTGTCTATTACCGAGACGCCCAGTACAACACCGACCGCCTGCTTCGGGTGGGGGGGCTTCGGCCTTGATCCCGAAAGAAAAACGCCCCATCCCGAACCGAATGGGGCGCCTGTTCCGATATGGAAGGGGGACACCTTATCCGATGACCACGACGTCCTGGGCGTTGGGCCCCTTGTCCGTGTGCCCGACTGTAAATTCGACCCGGTCGTCTTCCTCAAGACTCTTGAAGCCCTCCGTGTCAATCTCGCTGTAGTGGACGAACAGATCCTCGTCCCGGTCCTCAGCGACGATGAACCCGTAGCCTTTCTCGTTGCTGAACCACTTGACGGTTCCCGTTTCGCGCTCTGCCATGGTGCTGCTGAAAGGTCAGTCGAAAGAACGTATGCTGCACGGCAGGGCATTTGCCGTTCAACGCACACACCATGACGGTGTGGCGCCAGATGCTAGTGGCCTGCCATCTGCGATCCATTATATAATTTTCAAAACTCGAAGTCAATTTTTCCAGCTAAAGAACTTGAGAGGGGCTGGTTCATGGATCTGTCTCGGCTCCGAAGCCGTCGCGCTGCTCATTAATCCGTTCGCGTCAACATGTCGTTTGCATTGACGAGCCTCATCGACGAAGATCCAACCTTCCGGGTGCACGGCGCGGTCCGCTCCCCCATCGAGGCGGCCTGTGCGGAGCACTCTGATGTCGCAACCTTTCATGAGTTGGGCCCGAGTGAAGACGAAACAATGCTCTACGGGGCGGTGGTGGGAACCGGGCCGATTACGGTAAGCCTCATTGCCGGCAACCACGCGGACGAACCCGTCGGCCCGGAAACCCTCCGGTCCTTTCTCATCAACGGACTGGCGCGGCGGGGCGACATGGAATCGGTGCTCCGGCGCTTCCAATTCGTGATTGTGCCCCACACGAATCCGGACGGAGAGGCGCGCAACCGGGCGTGGATGGAGGCGTGGCCGGACCTGGAGGCGTACCTGAAGGAGGTTGTTCGAGAAAACCCGGGGCGCGACATGGAGTACGGATTTCCGGATATGCGCCCCGAGAACACGCACGTCTCGGCCTTTTTGCGGGAGCACGGGCCGTTCGACCTCCACGCCAGCCTGCACGGGATGTCGGCGGGGGAGGGTGCGATGCTGCTCATCAACCGGCCCTGGACCTTCCGCACACAGTCGCTTCGCGACGACTTCGCGGACGCCGCCGCGGGAGCGGGGCTGCCCCTGCACGACCACAACCGGAAAGGGGAGAAGGGATTCTTCTGGATCGAGCCGGGCTTCCAGACCACCCCGCGTGGCGACGCCATGCGGACGTACTTTCGGGCCCAGGGCGATTCCGCAATGGCCGAGCGGTTCCACGACAGTTCGATGGAGTTTGTCGCGTCGCTGGGGGGCGACCCGCTCTCGCTCGTGACGGAGCTCCCCCTGTTTCTCATTCGTGGTAAAGAGGAGGAGGGCGGACACCAACCCATACGGTACCTCAAACTCCGGGAGCGTCTGCCGGACATCAAGGCGCGTCTCGATCGGGGAGAGGACGTGGACGAGTTGCTTGCACCGTTCGACGTCCGTCCCGTCCCGCTCGAGACGGCGATGCAGATTCAGCTTCGGACTCTGGAGCTGGGCCTTCGGGCCGTCGCGCCGGACTCCACATCGTGAACTGTCTTCTCAGAACGGACCCGCAGAACGAATGTCTGCACTCATCTACGGCGCCTACGGCTACACGGGACGACTGATCGCCCAGGCGGCGGTCGAACAGGGGCTCCAGCCCGTACTGGCGGGTCGGGACGCCGATCGACTCACGGAGCTGGGGACGGCCCTGGATCTCCCGACCCAAACCGTATCCCTTTCGGAACCGGAGCGGCTCCGGACGGCCCTCGACGACGTCTCCGTCGCACTCCACTGTGCGGGGCCGTTCGTCCACACGGCCCCGCCGATGGTTGGCGCGTGTCTGGACACGGGGACGCACTACCTGGACCTGACCGGGGAGGTGGACGTGTTCCAGATGCTGGCCGAACGCGACGCGGACGCTGAGGCTGCGGGCTGCATGCTGCTTCCCGGCATTGGGTTCGACGTGGTGCCGAGCGACTGCCTGTCTCAGTTCGTAGCGGCACATACCCCTGACGCCGACATCCTTGAGGTGGCGCTGTACGCCGAGGGCACGGTGTCGCAAGGCACCCTCAAGACGCTTATTGAGCAGATGGGTCGGGGTGGGGTGGTGCGCCGGGAGGGGCGGCTCCACGACGTGCCGCCGGGATGGACCAGCCGGAACGTCGACTTCGGAGATCGTCGCCGTGGCGTTACCTCCATCCCCGAAGGCAGCGTCGTGACGAGCGGCGTCTCGACCGACGTGCCCAACGTCACGGCCTACATCGCCGTGCCGCTCCTCGTCCAGTCGCTGCTCCGGGCCAGCCAGCACGTGCAGGGGATTTTGACGTGGCCCCCCCTGAAGCGACTCCTGAAACGGCTCGTGGAGCAGGGCCGGGCCGGGCCGACCGCTGAGGAGCGCCAGCAAGGCCGCACCGTGGTGTGGGCGTCGGCACGAGATCCGGACGGAAACGCCACGACCGCCCGACTCCACGGGCCGGAGGCCTACACCTTCACGGCGCGGTCCGCAGTGGCGGCCCTCCGGCGCGTCCTCGACGGAACCGCTCCCTCCGGATATCAGACGCCGTCTACCGCCTTCGGGGCGGACTTTGCCCTCGCCGTGGACGAAACGTCACGACAGATCGTCGGGGGCCCGTCGGGGGCGTAGGAGGGCCGATTCGCCCACCGGCCCCGCCATACGTTCGTCTCCATAGCACACTGCCCTCCGTGTCCGCTTCGTCATCCGCCTCGGAATCGAACCTTAACTGGACGGCCATCGCGGCGCTGTACGCCGGGCTCGTCTTCGGAATTGGTGTTATGCTCCTGGCCGGGCAGTACCGCAACGCCACGTGGCTGGGGCTCCTGGGGCTCGCGGGCGGCTGTACGGCGTACGGCCGCGTGCTTGCCCGACGAGGTCGTGCACAGACCGCGAAGTGGTGGAGATGGGCCAGTGGCGTCCTCTACGCCGCTTTTTTTCTCTGGGCCGGAACGGTCTTCCTACGGGCCCTCTTTGGGTGATAGCACGGTCGCTGCGACCAGGGACTTCCCGGAAAAAGACCAGATCGTTGAGGTGGGCGAACTCTTTGGGAATCCAAAACAAAGACACAGATCAGGGCGTTTATCTCACCCATAGCATAACAAGAAGCTTCGGCGTATTCACCAACAAAAAAGAGAACGGCTTATGGCTTTTGACCTCCCTGACCTGCCGTATGACTACGACGCCCTGGAGCCGCACATTGACAAGCAGACGATGCGGATCCACCACGACAAGCACCATGCCGGCTACACGCGAAAGCTGAACAACGCGCTGGAGGGGCACGACGACCTCCAAGAGCACTCGGTTGAAGAGCTTCTTGCTGGTCTCGACACGCTTCCGACGGACGTGCAGACGCCGGTGCGCCAGAATGGGGGTGGCTTTTACAACCACCGTCTCTTCTGGAATACCATGTCCCCGGACGGCGGCGGCACGCCCGGTGGAGACCTGGCGGACGCCATCCACGATGCCTTTGGCTCCTACGAGGACTTCAAGGACGCCTTTGCCGACGCCGCGACCGGGCAGTTTGGCAGCGGCTGGGGATGGCTCGTGGCGCAGCCCAACGGCGACGTTACCGTGACCAGCACACCCAACCAGGACAACCCGCTGCTGGACGGGCACACGCCCATCCTCGGGATTGACGTGTGGGAGCACTCCTACTACCTCAACTATCAGAACGAGCGCGGCACCTACGTGGACGAGTGGTGGAACGTCGTCGACTGGGACACCGTCGGCGAGAACTACGACGAGATTGTGGCGGCGTAGTCCTGCTCTCCCACGGGCCCGGTAGGGGCCCGACCCATGTTGCCTGAAGGGGTGGCCGGTCCTCCGGCCACCCCTTTTTGTTGTTGAAACGGATGTTGGGACTGTCGTCGGGACGAGAGGCGCCCCCGAAGCGGGAGCACCTACGCGTCCTGAAGGGCCTGAACGAGGGTCCGGCAGAAGGCCGGAATGTCTTTCACGACGCGTCCCCAGACGAGGTGCTCCTCCTGAAAGGCGGCCTCGTCGACCCATGTCGCGCCCGCATTCAGAAGGTCGTCCTTAATGCCTGTACTTCCAGTGGCCTGACGGCCGTCCACGATGCCTGCGGAGATGCCCACGAGTCCGGCGTGACAAATCTGGGCGACGATCTTCTGCTGGGCATCCATCTCGCGCACCAGGTCCTGCACCCCCTCGTCGCGGCGGAGCTTGTCGGGGGCCCAGCCGCCCGGGACGACGACGCCGTCCAGGTTGTCGGGGTCAAGCGTCCGGGCGGCTGCATCGGTGGTGGCCGTGAGGCCGTGCTTGCCGGTGACGGTGGTGTCGGCCTCGCGCCCGGCGACCACGACCTCGGCGCCCTCCTCCCGGAGCCGCATGGTCGGGACCCAGAACTCAAGATCCTCGAACGACTTGTCGACGAGGACCGCGACGCGATGGGTGTTCAGAGACGTGGACATACGAGCGTTGCGATAGAGTTGGTTAAAAAGATTCTGTTATTGCAATCAAAAACTTGGCGACGTAGATCTCAATGCCCCCTGCGCGCCTCAGTGAGAGCCCGTCCGGTCGTACACGTCGTCGATAAACTCCTTGAACCAGGCTGGGCGTGCAACGAGAACGTACGCCGCCAGGAAGGGAACGACGGGGATCATGAACAGGAGCAGATCCACGGCGATGAGGCCGGCGGCGATGATCCAGATCTGACGGTCGGAAATGGTCGGCAGATACACAATGCGCGAGAAAAGGGTCTAAATAGACGACATCGAATCGGGGAGGTTGCGTTGCCGGGTCCTCCCACGGGCCGTTCTTGATAAACATTCGGTTCTCGTGGAAATTCGCACCGTACCCCAATCTGCCACGACCGATCGGACCCGGAGTCTCCACATACGTCCATGCCGCCCCAAAAGTCCTCTTCCTGGAACGACTGGTTCTCCCGAAGCATCGTCGAGGAAACGATTGCGCCCCTCCGAGCGGAGCGCCCTGTGCTGTTGTCGCTTCTTGTATTCCTGGTGGGAGCGGGGATCGTGATTCCCCTGTCGCTGGAGTATTGGCTCAACGAGCCCGAGTTTCTCCTCAATATCTTTGCCGAGGCGCACGGCATGCTACTGGACCTCCTGCTGTTCGGCTGTCTCTTGTTGTGGTTTGACCGGAAGGCCGAACGGAGGCGCCGGATCGAGAAGTACACCAACGCCATCAACGATCTTCTCGGCTGGGAGCACGAGATGGCGACGTACCGCATCGTGGGAAACGTCCGGCGACTGAACCGGGAAGAGACCCCTCCGGAGACGTTGAAGAATGCCTATCTACGCGGGGCGGACCTGAAGGACGCCGATCTTTCGGAAACGTCGGTGCACGGGGCCGACCTGGCCGACGCCGATCTCCAGAATGCGGACCTATCAGACGCGTACCTGGGAGCCGCGGATCTTTCTGGGGCGAATCTTCGGAACGTCAACCTCTCCGGGGCCCACTTCGGCGTGTTTGCGGGCGTGGTGGCGTCGGAGGAGGACGAGCAGGAGACGATGCTCTCCGGGGCCGACCTTCGAGGGGCGGATCTTCGAGGCATCCGGAACGCCACCGCCGACACCTTCGCAGAGGTAGAGACTCTCTTCAAGGCCCGCCTGGATCCCGACCTGGAGGCGGAAATCGAGGCGAACCATCCGGGGCTGCTGGAGCCACAGGTCGAAGGACATCGGGGATGATCCCGCTTCCGGTCCTCGGGCGTCTACTCGTTGCGAAGAACCGTCGCGGGATCGATGCGGGCGGCGCGGAGGGCCTGTGCGCTCACCGTGAGGAGGGCTACGAGGAGCGCCCCTGCGCCGGCCCAGAGAAACACACCGGGGCCGAGATCAAAGTGGTAGGCGAACGTATCAAGCCATTGGGTGAGGCCCACGTACGCCACCGGGACCGCCACCGCGATGGCTCCCCCCACCAGGCGCAGGAAGTCTTTGGAAATCAATCCCACAATTTGTCCCGCTGAGGCACCGACGGCCTTCCGGACGCCAATCTCGTGACGTCGCTGTCGGGCCGCAAAGGCGGCCAGTCCGAAGAGGCCCAGACCGGCAACAAGCACGGCGAGGACGGCAAAAATGCCCAGAAGCGTGGCGAACCGCTGGTCGGACCGATAGGCAGCAGCAAAGGACTGGTCGGCAAACTCGTAGGCGAAGGGGGCATTCGGAAAGTACCGCTGCCAGACCTCCTCGACCCCAGCGAGTCGGGAGTCGGTCTCGTCCAGATCGACGCGAAGGTAGTATGTGTCCTGGAGGATGGGGGTCAGGAAAAACGCCATCGACTCAACGCGCCGGTGGAGGGTGGCGAGGTGGACGTTGTCGACGATGCCAATCACCTCCAGGTTGCGCCCCAAAAAGCCCACGCTCACGTCGAGCGGGCGCTCCAGTGCTGCCTCCAGGGTGCGCTGGTCGGACGGAAGATCGGTGAGGAGGCGCTCGGCCGCTGCCCGGTTGAGGACGACCCCGGACGAGTCGGCGGGCCGGCCCCGCTCGAACGTGCGACCCGCAACGGGTGCAACCCCGAGCGTTTCGAAGAAGCGGTCGCCCACGGTCACGAGGCGGAGCTTATGGCGCTTCTCCGGGGCGATGCCGAGGCCGGAGAATGCGGCCCCGACGCTCGCCTGCAGATCACCGGGCATTGGCTCCGACCCCTCCGAGACCGCCGTTACGCCCGGTTTCTGAGCCACGTCTCGTCGGAAGGTGTGCGAGACCGACGGAGCATCCGCCGCCGGCGGTTGGGGGATCGTGACCACCTGTTCTGTATCGAATCCGAGGTCTGCGTCCTGCAGGTAGTCAAGCTGCCAGTACGCCGCGATGGTGCCTGCGACGAGCACCACCGCCGTGGCAAACTGAAACACGACGAGACCGCGTCGCAGAACCGATGCGCCTGCTCCACGTGCCCGGTGCACGCCGGGGCCGCCGCCCAGGACCCGGGCCGGATCGAACCGGCTCAACACGAACGCCGGGTAACTTCCGGCGCCGAGTGCCGTGACGAGGGCGATGCCGCCAAGGGTGAGCACCGTGTAGGGGTCCGCGAAGGTGGCGAACGGGAGCGACATCCCGGTCAGGCTCCGGAAGAGCGGACGGGTGGCCGCTGCAAGGCCCAGGGCCAGCACGACCGCACTTCCGACGAGAACAGCCGCTTCCGCGAGGAACTGTCGGATGAGCTGCGACTGGGTGGCCCCAATTGTCTTGCGAACGCCAATCTCTTGGGCCCGGTCGAGCGCGCGGGCCGTGGACAGATTGACGACGTTCATGCCCGCCAGGAGGAGAATGAAGAGTGCAATGGCGGCGAAGAGGGCAACGTACGCGGCCGATCCGTTCGGCTCGATCTCGAGACTGAGATCCGAATACAGATGAATGTCTGTCAGGGGTTGGAGCCGGAGTGTGGCCCCTCTCCAGTCGTCTCCCCTTCGGGCCTTGGCCTGCTCGGTAAACGTCGCCGCGAGCGAGTCCGGGGCGATCCCGTCCGGCACCTTCAGGTACGCCCGAAAGCCCCCGCCGGAGCCTTCACGCTGTGCCTCGGTGAAGTTGAACGCCGCGTCCATCGTTGCCCAGGAGACGATGATCCGGGGGTGGAAGTGAGAGGTCTCGGGAATCGGATCGAGGACCCCCGCAACCGTAACCTCCACCGTGCGATCCCCGCCGTTAAGGCCCGTCATCCGCAGGGTCTTGCCCACCGGATTTTCGTTCCCGAAGTACGTGTCCGCCATTGTGGGCGTGAGGACGGCCGTGTAGGGGCGGCCGAAGGCCTCGTTGGCCGTGCCGCGCCGTGTAGGAAAGGTAAAGACCTCGAAGAAGGAGGGACGGGCCACGAACACCGGGTCTTCGTTGAACTGCTTCGTGTCCCGGTGAACGACCGCACGCGCCTCGAAGAAGGGCGCCAGTTCAAGGGAGGGATTCTTCTCCTGAATCGCGCTGATCGTGGGCCAGGTGCTGGCGGGCATTGCCGTATCGCCCCAGTCGCTCACCAGCCGATGGATGCGATCCGTATCCTCGTGGAAGTCGTCGTATGAGAGTTCGTGCCGGACGAAGAGGGCAATAAGCAGGCACGCCGCGATTCCGATGGCCAGCCCCACCACGTTGATGACGCTGTAGCCGAGATGGCGGCGGAAGGCACGAATCGCGGTCGTGAGGTCGTTTCGAAGCATGGCAGGGTGGTGTTCAGGAGGGCGGTGCTATTCATCCCGCAGTGTTCGAGCCGGGTCGATGCGGGCGGCGCGGAGGGTCTGGGTCGCAATGGTAAGCAGGGCAACACCCACGAGCCCAAGGACACAGACCAGGACGACCCCGGCGCGTACGCCGACCGGATCCGCCATCAACTGGAGCCACCATCGGTTCAGGACCCACGCCACCGGGACGGCAACCACGGCGGCGCCGGCCACGAGCAGCGCAAACGGGCGCGACAGATGGGCCACAACATCGAGAACGCTCGCCCCGAGGGCCTTCCGAACCCCAATTTCCTTGGTCCGCGTCCGGACGTGGTAGGCGGCAAGGCTCAGTAGCCCGAGGAGGGCGATGAGGATCGCGAGGACGGCGACGCCCCCAACAGCCGACGCGAGGTCGCCGAGGGGCCCGTACCGCATGCGGAGCACGTCGTCGTAAAAGCGGCTCTCAAAGGGATAAGCCGTGTCGATTCGCTCCCGCCACAGTTGCTTTAAATCACTTTGGACGCCGGCCATATCGCTCGTTCGGGCGCGCACCAGGGCGTGAGCGTACTGGTCGGCGTCGGCGCGCAGCATCAGAGGATCGGTCCGGGCGCGCCCCATATTTCCGTAGATGTCTCCCGCCCCCGTGAAATCGAAGTTGTCGACGACGCCCACCACCGTGCGGGACGTGGTTGCCTGCGACGGGTCGCCCTGGGTCACCGCAGTGCCCAAAATTTCGCGGGGGCCGTCGAAGCCGAGGGCCTGGACGGCGGCCCGGTTGAGAATGAGGGACTCCCCGGACGCAAACTGCTCGTCCCAGTCAGTCAGTGAGGCCCGGAGCGGCAGGTTCATGTCCCGGACGTACGTCGTATCGACGGCGTAGGCCACCGGCTCGATTGCGGAGTCGATTCGGTCGGAGCGGAGGGGATGAGAGTCGTAGCTGCTGGGTCCGAGCATCAAGTTGTTGATCCCCGACACCGTCTCGACATTCGGGAGCTCCTGGGCAGCCGACCGAAAGCGCTCGTACGACACGTCCTGGAGCTCCAGGCTGATCAGCTGCTCCGTTCGCAACTGATGATCGGCCGCAGCCATCGATTGGGTCTGGCGCAGCATCGTCGCGGCCGTAACGATGAGGATGAGCGTAAACGCGACCTGAGTGGCGATGAGGGTGCTCCGGAGCCATCCCGTACCACTTCCGGTGGCGGCGTCGCCCTGCTTGCCCAGCACCTGCGCCGGACGGTACGTGGCCAGCACAAACGCCGGGTAGGCCCCCGACAAAAGGCCCACGAGCACCGCAATGCCGACCGTCACCCCGACCCCGCCCGGCGTCAACAGCCCCTCTAGCTCTAGTGGGGGAAGGTCGAGCAGACTGAAGAGATAGAGGTCGTTGAAGAGGGGCACGAGCCCCGCCAGCAGCAATACGGCGACCCCGGATGCGAGCAGGGCCGTGACCACCGACTCCGTCAAGAACTGCGCAACGAGTTGGGTGCGCTGCGCGCCCAGTGTCTTCCGGACGCCCACCTCCCGGGCTCGCCGTAGCGACCGGGCCACCGACAAGTTCACGTAGTTGAAGATAGCGGCGAGGAGCGCGACGACTGCCAGTCCCCCCATCAGCCCAAAAATCCATCCGGGCAGTATTAGAAGGCCCGAGATCTCGTTTGCGAGGGTCGGGCTGAACCGCATGTCGTCCAGCGACTGTACCAGAAGTTGGAGATTGGACGCCACCTCCGACCGGGTCCGATTCTCAAACAGAGTTGTGGCCGCGGCCTGGAGGGTAGACGGCATTGTGTCGTCGCCGAGCCGGACGTACGTGTTTTGGGTGTAGGTCTGCTTCCAGGCGTCCGGGGTGGAGGCCGTGGCGGACTCGTCGCCGGTAGAGAGGTATACGTCGGCATTCACGTGGGAGGGAGCGTCGGAGGGGGAAAGGACCCCGACGACGGTGTGCTTTTCCTCTCCTTCGTGCCGGAAAGATTCGCCTACTGGGTTTGAGACGCCAAACAGCTGCCGCGCCGTCTCCAGCGTCACCACAGCCGTACGGGGCCGCGACAGCGCGCCGCTCTGCGTTCCCGCCCGGAACCGGAAGCCGTCGAAGATTTCCCAGAATGAATCGGTAGTCCGTATGGTCTCGGCGGTTAGGCTTTTGTTGTCGTGGACGATGAAGCTATCATCGTCCTTGTTGACGGAGGCGACGGCGTCAAGGCCCGCGACCGACTCTCGCAGGGCGGTCGGAAGCGGCCTCGGGGCCGTGGCGTAGCGCGAGCCGTCGCTCTGGTCGAGCGTCGTCACCCGGTGGATCTTCTCGCTTTCTGAATGGAAGCGATCTACCCGCCATTGCTGGCGCATGAACAGGAGTACGAGCAGGGCCACGGCGAGACTGACGGCCAGTCCGATGCCGTTAATGGCCGTAGAGCCCCGGTGCTTCCAGAGGGTGCGAACGGCCGTTTTGAGGTAGCTGCGAACCATGGGGGGCGTGTTGAACTGACGACAAACGTCTGCTGCTGCTATCTGTGGACGGGCCTCCTCGCGGATCAGGAGGGCGTTTCGGGACACACATCTATCTGATCTCTTCCGCCGACTCCGCCTCGACGGGGTGGTCGGCGTCTATCCAGCCGTCGTTCAGCTTGATGATGCGCTCCCCGTAGTCCGCCAGCGTTTCCGAATGGGTCACCTGCACGATCGTCACGTCATCCTCTGTGTTCAGCCGCGTCAGGGTCTCCATAATCTCCTCGCTCTGGTCCGACTGCAGGTTCCCGGTCGGCTCGTCGGCCAGAATGACCGTGGGCTCGATGATGAGCGCCCGCGCCACGCCCACGAGTTGCTGCTGCCCCCCGGAGAGCTGGTGGGGAAACAGATCCTTCTTCGCCACGAGCCGAAACCGATCGAGCATCTCGGCCACCTTGCTCTCGCGCTCCGACGCGGAGAGGCCCTTGTAGATGAGCGGCGTCTCCAGGTTCTCGTAGACGGTCAGGTCGTCGATCAGGTGGTAGGACTGAAAGACGAAGCCGATCTGCGAGCGGTGAATCTCGGTCCGGCGGTCTTCGCTCATCAAGTGGACAGGGTCGCCCATGAACTCGTACGTGCCCTCGGTCGGCGCGTCGAGCAGGCCCAGGATGTGGAGCAGCGTCGTCTTGCCGGCCCCCGACGGGCCCTGAACGGTGACAAACGCCCCCGCCTCAATGTCGAGGTCAATCTGGCGGAGGACAAAGGTCTGCGAGAGGCCGTCGCGATAGGCCTTGGTGAGGTCGCGTGTACGAATCATAGCAGTACCAGGAGCGAACGAGCGAGAACGGCGACGACGGACTGTGCGGGAAGGGCCTCGGACCGCGAGCCCGCGGAGAAGAACACGGACGGCTGCACCGCGAATCTGTCAAGGACGGCCCCTAGACTCCAACTCAGGAGAACGGCCACTCTTGCCGGACGAGTCATGGCGTCTGTAGGGACGAAAAGG
Proteins encoded in this region:
- a CDS encoding ABC transporter permease, whose product is MLRNDLTTAIRAFRRHLGYSVINVVGLAIGIAACLLIALFVRHELSYDDFHEDTDRIHRLVSDWGDTAMPASTWPTISAIQEKNPSLELAPFFEARAVVHRDTKQFNEDPVFVARPSFFEVFTFPTRRGTANEAFGRPYTAVLTPTMADTYFGNENPVGKTLRMTGLNGGDRTVEVTVAGVLDPIPETSHFHPRIIVSWATMDAAFNFTEAQREGSGGGFRAYLKVPDGIAPDSLAATFTEQAKARRGDDWRGATLRLQPLTDIHLYSDLSLEIEPNGSAAYVALFAAIALFILLLAGMNVVNLSTARALDRAQEIGVRKTIGATQSQLIRQFLAEAAVLVGSAVVLALGLAAATRPLFRSLTGMSLPFATFADPYTVLTLGGIALVTALGAGSYPAFVLSRFDPARVLGGGPGVHRARGAGASVLRRGLVVFQFATAVVLVAGTIAAYWQLDYLQDADLGFDTEQVVTIPQPPAADAPSVSHTFRRDVAQKPGVTAVSEGSEPMPGDLQASVGAAFSGLGIAPEKRHKLRLVTVGDRFFETLGVAPVAGRTFERGRPADSSGVVLNRAAAERLLTDLPSDQRTLEAALERPLDVSVGFLGRNLEVIGIVDNVHLATLHRRVESMAFFLTPILQDTYYLRVDLDETDSRLAGVEEVWQRYFPNAPFAYEFADQSFAAAYRSDQRFATLLGIFAVLAVLVAGLGLFGLAAFAARQRRHEIGVRKAVGASAGQIVGLISKDFLRLVGGAIAVAVPVAYVGLTQWLDTFAYHFDLGPGVFLWAGAGALLVALLTVSAQALRAARIDPATVLRNE
- a CDS encoding FtsX-like permease family protein, translated to MVRSYLKTAVRTLWKHRGSTAINGIGLAVSLAVALLVLLFMRQQWRVDRFHSESEKIHRVTTLDQSDGSRYATAPRPLPTALRESVAGLDAVASVNKDDDSFIVHDNKSLTAETIRTTDSFWEIFDGFRFRAGTQSGALSRPRTAVVTLETARQLFGVSNPVGESFRHEGEEKHTVVGVLSPSDAPSHVNADVYLSTGDESATASTPDAWKQTYTQNTYVRLGDDTMPSTLQAAATTLFENRTRSEVASNLQLLVQSLDDMRFSPTLANEISGLLILPGWIFGLMGGLAVVALLAAIFNYVNLSVARSLRRAREVGVRKTLGAQRTQLVAQFLTESVVTALLASGVAVLLLAGLVPLFNDLYLFSLLDLPPLELEGLLTPGGVGVTVGIAVLVGLLSGAYPAFVLATYRPAQVLGKQGDAATGSGTGWLRSTLIATQVAFTLILIVTAATMLRQTQSMAAADHQLRTEQLISLELQDVSYERFRSAAQELPNVETVSGINNLMLGPSSYDSHPLRSDRIDSAIEPVAYAVDTTYVRDMNLPLRASLTDWDEQFASGESLILNRAAVQALGFDGPREILGTAVTQGDPSQATTSRTVVGVVDNFDFTGAGDIYGNMGRARTDPLMLRADADQYAHALVRARTSDMAGVQSDLKQLWRERIDTAYPFESRFYDDVLRMRYGPLGDLASAVGGVAVLAILIALLGLLSLAAYHVRTRTKEIGVRKALGASVLDVVAHLSRPFALLVAGAAVVAVPVAWVLNRWWLQLMADPVGVRAGVVLVCVLGLVGVALLTIATQTLRAARIDPARTLRDE
- a CDS encoding ABC transporter ATP-binding protein; this encodes MIRTRDLTKAYRDGLSQTFVLRQIDLDIEAGAFVTVQGPSGAGKTTLLHILGLLDAPTEGTYEFMGDPVHLMSEDRRTEIHRSQIGFVFQSYHLIDDLTVYENLETPLIYKGLSASERESKVAEMLDRFRLVAKKDLFPHQLSGGQQQLVGVARALIIEPTVILADEPTGNLQSDQSEEIMETLTRLNTEDDVTIVQVTHSETLADYGERIIKLNDGWIDADHPVEAESAEEIR